The genomic DNA AATTGGGATGGAAAGGTTACCGCCTGCTGCATGGACAGCAATGATCTGATGGTGGTTGGCGACATAAAGACGCAAGGTATTCAAGACATCTGGCGCTCTGATCGATTGAATGAATATCGCAGGATGTTGGCTGACATGCGCCATGACGATATCGAGTTGTGCAAGCATTGCTGGGATACCCATAACCTATTCGTGCCATCCCCTGACGATGCTGCCGAGTAGCCGATAGGGTTAGGCGTACATGTCGATATTCAAGAAACTTCTTTTGCGGGCAATCTATAGCCTGATCGGCTATCTGATTGCCAAACGCGATGCCCGCAGCTCATCCGCGAAGTGGTTTCCCAACTGTTTCGGAAAAAATTTCCTATACAGCCCACTGTTTCCTCAAGCCGATGGCAAGGCTTATTGGGCGAAGTATCATGCCGAAAAGCTGGATAATCCGCTGACCGTAAACTTCAAGCGCTTCAAGGCGGATATCTTAAAGGGTCAGCTCTGTTGTGCGGGGAGCTGGCACGAATTGAACATTGATGTTCCGTCAGCGCTGCCATATGCCGTTACGGGCGTCCCCATTCATCAACTTGATCGCGAATATGAGGCGTTGCTCCGCTGCAGCGGCAGTACGATGAGGTTGGGCGGCTTGGCGGCTGATCGGTTCTATTACCTGCCCATTCGTGAACCCGGTGAAGTCGCCCTGAAATCCGATCATAATTTGATCGTCGCCGAAGCTATCCCACTTCAACAGAAGAAGAAGCACCCTCTTCGCATGGTGATGACGGTTTTCATCGACAATTTCGGCTGGGACGTCCTTCACCACATCGATGTCGAAACATCACTTCCTAACATTTCCCGCTTTTTCTCGAAGGGGGCGGTTTTCGAGAACTGTTACAGCGCCTCGAACTGGACCCTGGCCGGCGTGGGATCCATCGTCTCCGGCAAGCTGTTGTCCTCGCACAATATGTTTCACTTTTCAAAAGACGACGTCCTTTTGGGAGACGGCTACAAGGTGTTGCCGGAATATTTTCAAGAGGACGGTTATCTAACGTTCCAGGTTTGCGGCAACACACGCAAGTCGCCAGGGTACCGTTACGTCAAAGGGTATGACCGGACTGTCTATCGCAATGAAATGCCGCTATGCGAGAGTCTGGATGTTCTGTACGACCATGTTCGCGCCTTTCCAGAACGCGATCATTTTGTTTGGCTTACGATTATGGACGCCCATCACACGCTGGCCGCCGAACCTGACGTTGCCAACCAACTTCAAGCGCATCTAATGGCGCAAGATTACGCCCGGCCCAAGGGAAAGTCTCCGATGCAGCTGGGATTCGATGCGCCTGTCCTTGCCCGATATGTCGAGGAATTGAAGCGGATCGATTTTCATCTAGGCATGCTCTTTTCCTTTCTTGAGGAACGCTACAGCGACGATGACATGGTTGTGGCGCTGGTCAGCGATCATGGCCCCGGATGCCTTAGCAACGACCCTCACCCCCTTGCGCACCAGAAAACACATGTGGCTTATATGTTGCGTGGGCGGGGCGTTTCACCTGGGCGCATTCAAGAAATCACCCATGTAACTGATATCTTGCCATCCTTGCTGAAGCTGGCCAGTTTGCCGCCGGCCAGTTCCATTGACGGGCGGCTCCCGGTAGCCTTGGGGGGAAATGAAGCCCGCAGTTTCGCAACGGCAGAGATAAAATATGCCGGGCTTCCCTACGAGGCGTCGATTAAGGATGCCGAGTTCGAGTTCTACCTGAAGACAAAGGCCCGCGTTGACGATAAGGGAAATGTCGATATCGCCGACCATGATGTTGAACTGTTCCCCAAGCTCGATTGGTCACGCGATGTAATTGCGGACCATCCAGAATTGGCCGCAGGCTACACGGCACATGTTGCAAGCATTTTGGGTCAAAGCCGGTCATGACTGCTTATTTTTCTGTCTGCGGCACATCATGAACGACACCGAGCTTCTGCGCTTCTTGCTGGCGACAGTGGCGCTGCTGGGTTCGGCACATTTCACTGGATATCTTTTCCAGCGTTTTGGGCTTCCAAGAGTCGTCGGCGAGATTTGCGGAGGCATTGTTCTTGGCAAGACGGGCCTGGGCTATGCCCTGCCAGACATACACGCTTGGTTGTTCGATGGCTTCGATGCCGAACCCAAACTTCTTGCCGCCTTTTATTGGCTTGGCCTCATTCTTCTGATGTTTACTTCGGGCTTCACCATGGAAAGTGGAAGGGCACGAACGAATTTGCGCTTGGTCGTGATTCTTGTGATTGGCTCAACCAGCCTGCCCTTCCTGGCCGGTTGGCTGGCAACGACAAGCGTTGATTTCTCTCCCTACCAAGGTTCGGCCAACAATGCCGCGGCACTTTCTTTGGTCGTAGCAATCGCCGTGGCCGTTACTTCGATACCTGTCATCTCACGCATATTTCTTGACCTTGGCATTGCCACCACTTCATTTGCTCGAAATGTTCTGGCAACAGCCGTCGCGCATGACATTATTTTGTGGGGTGTGCTGGCGGTGGCTACCAGCCTTGTCAGCGCTGGTTCAACTGACGGCTGGGCCATCGTCTTCACCATTGTCAAAACCGTTGTCTTCTTCAGCCTTTCCATCTGGATC from Alphaproteobacteria bacterium includes the following:
- a CDS encoding sulfatase-like hydrolase/transferase, with amino-acid sequence MSIFKKLLLRAIYSLIGYLIAKRDARSSSAKWFPNCFGKNFLYSPLFPQADGKAYWAKYHAEKLDNPLTVNFKRFKADILKGQLCCAGSWHELNIDVPSALPYAVTGVPIHQLDREYEALLRCSGSTMRLGGLAADRFYYLPIREPGEVALKSDHNLIVAEAIPLQQKKKHPLRMVMTVFIDNFGWDVLHHIDVETSLPNISRFFSKGAVFENCYSASNWTLAGVGSIVSGKLLSSHNMFHFSKDDVLLGDGYKVLPEYFQEDGYLTFQVCGNTRKSPGYRYVKGYDRTVYRNEMPLCESLDVLYDHVRAFPERDHFVWLTIMDAHHTLAAEPDVANQLQAHLMAQDYARPKGKSPMQLGFDAPVLARYVEELKRIDFHLGMLFSFLEERYSDDDMVVALVSDHGPGCLSNDPHPLAHQKTHVAYMLRGRGVSPGRIQEITHVTDILPSLLKLASLPPASSIDGRLPVALGGNEARSFATAEIKYAGLPYEASIKDAEFEFYLKTKARVDDKGNVDIADHDVELFPKLDWSRDVIADHPELAAGYTAHVASILGQSRS
- a CDS encoding cation:proton antiporter; translated protein: MLQAFWVKAGHDCLFFCLRHIMNDTELLRFLLATVALLGSAHFTGYLFQRFGLPRVVGEICGGIVLGKTGLGYALPDIHAWLFDGFDAEPKLLAAFYWLGLILLMFTSGFTMESGRARTNLRLVVILVIGSTSLPFLAGWLATTSVDFSPYQGSANNAAALSLVVAIAVAVTSIPVISRIFLDLGIATTSFARNVLATAVAHDIILWGVLAVATSLVSAGSTDGWAIVFTIVKTVVFFSLSIWIGPRLLDYLTRSRYNLVRKGSPIGWVLIICFLLAALASILNVNVIFGALIAGLLFGLARHPDIETVRSRISDFSFAFFVPFYFAMVGMKLDLIAEFDPLFTLAFILFCTACQMLATVASAKLARRGWAEAFDLGVAMNARGGPGIVLATVALEFGIINGVFYTTLILLAILTSLAAGSWFRRQLVCNRPPHLY